In the genome of Clostridium cylindrosporum DSM 605, one region contains:
- a CDS encoding phosphoglycerate dehydrogenase translates to MKKVLFTYKFEDGKMEEKISLLENLGYEVYFENEATFQYKSYMREIEALMCYSPFESLDIDDFPSLKWIQLTSMGFEQIPVDKVLERRIIVTNNRGGYSIPMGEWVVLNILELIKNRKKAYENQSNKRWFMDFSVGEIYSKKISFIGTGDIAKESVKRLSGFGTQILGVNTNGRSIEGFDKCFSIDKLDYVLSISDVVVICLPHTKKTEHIFNKERLEKMKKDAYLINVSRGAVVSEEDLVEHLDEGNFKGVALDVFEEEPLSKKSRLWDYHRVVITSHNSWISEMIPERRWNLFYENLKRYINKEELLNVVEIKKGY, encoded by the coding sequence ATGAAAAAGGTGTTATTTACGTATAAATTTGAAGACGGGAAGATGGAGGAGAAAATATCACTTTTAGAGAATTTAGGCTATGAGGTATACTTTGAAAATGAGGCTACATTTCAATATAAAAGTTATATGAGAGAGATTGAGGCCTTAATGTGTTATAGTCCATTTGAAAGTCTTGATATAGATGATTTTCCATCTTTAAAGTGGATTCAATTAACTAGTATGGGATTTGAACAGATTCCTGTAGATAAGGTTTTAGAAAGAAGGATTATAGTTACAAATAATAGAGGTGGCTATAGTATACCTATGGGGGAATGGGTTGTACTTAATATTTTAGAGCTTATAAAAAATAGAAAAAAAGCATATGAAAATCAATCTAATAAAAGATGGTTTATGGATTTTTCCGTAGGAGAAATATACAGCAAAAAGATATCATTTATAGGAACGGGGGATATAGCCAAGGAGTCAGTTAAAAGGTTAAGTGGATTTGGAACTCAAATACTAGGAGTAAACACAAATGGAAGAAGTATAGAAGGATTTGATAAATGTTTTTCAATTGATAAGTTAGACTATGTTTTAAGTATAAGTGATGTAGTGGTTATTTGTCTTCCACATACTAAGAAAACAGAACATATTTTTAATAAAGAAAGATTAGAAAAGATGAAAAAAGATGCATATCTTATAAATGTTTCAAGGGGTGCTGTTGTTAGTGAAGAAGACCTAGTAGAGCATTTAGATGAAGGGAATTTTAAAGGCGTTGCTTTAGATGTATTTGAGGAAGAGCCTTTGTCTAAAAAGAGTAGATTATGGGATTACCATAGGGTAGTTATTACTTCCCATAATTCATGGATTAGTGAAATGATACCAGAAAGAAGATGGAATCTTTTTTATGAGAATCTTAAAAGATATATAAATAAAGAAGAGCTTTTAAATGTAGTTGAGATTAAAAAAGGATATTAA
- a CDS encoding GNAT family N-acetyltransferase — MIRELQQQDKDIFINMVKDFYNSEAVLHPIPEKNIVKTYNEIISSSPYAKAYIIEENNEVAGYSQISLTYSNEAGGIVVWIEEIYIREQFRGLGLGSKILDFINTEFSDKAARFRLEICEDNKSAKKLYIRKGYKTLNYSQMVYGFDDN; from the coding sequence ATGATTAGAGAATTACAACAACAAGATAAAGATATATTTATTAATATGGTTAAGGATTTTTATAATTCTGAAGCAGTACTTCATCCAATCCCAGAAAAAAATATAGTTAAAACATATAATGAGATAATTTCCTCTTCTCCATATGCAAAGGCATATATAATAGAGGAGAATAATGAAGTTGCTGGATATTCCCAAATAAGTTTAACCTATTCAAATGAAGCAGGGGGAATAGTTGTTTGGATAGAGGAGATTTATATTAGGGAGCAATTTAGAGGGTTAGGTCTTGGTAGTAAAATCCTTGATTTTATTAATACAGAGTTTTCTGATAAAGCAGCTAGATTTAGGCTTGAAATATGTGAGGATAATAAATCAGCAAAAAAGCTTTATATACGTAAAGGGTACAAGACTCTTAATTATTCACAAATGGTTTATGGTTTTGATGATAACTAA
- the cax gene encoding calcium/proton exchanger — protein MKFLKYLFIFIPISIAFEFMHMNPILIFIASALSILPLAGLMGEATEEISYYAGPRVGGFLNATFGNATELIIAFFALKEGLFDVVKASIAGSVIGNILLVLGASLLFGGLKFKTQTFNKKAIEVSSSMLLFAVIGLVIPAIFTHTVKPELLTTRYEILSIGVAALMFLIYILGLYFSFYTHKDIYGSDHGEAHEVKWSLKKSIIVLVVATVLIALESEFLVSSVEPMTKAVGLSEFFVGIILIPIIGNAAEHSTAIIMAMKNKMDVAIEIAIGSSLQIILFVTPILIFLSLLFKPMSIVFNEFELIAMFVSVLIANRVANDGESNWLEGMQLIVVYIIIGISFLIL, from the coding sequence ATGAAGTTTTTAAAGTACTTATTTATTTTTATCCCTATAAGTATAGCATTTGAATTTATGCATATGAATCCAATATTAATATTTATAGCATCCGCTCTATCTATACTCCCTCTTGCGGGACTTATGGGAGAAGCTACAGAGGAAATATCATATTATGCAGGTCCAAGAGTTGGAGGATTTTTAAATGCCACATTTGGAAATGCTACAGAACTTATTATAGCGTTTTTTGCTTTAAAGGAAGGACTATTTGACGTTGTAAAGGCATCGATTGCAGGTTCTGTTATAGGAAATATACTTTTAGTTCTTGGGGCAAGTTTGTTATTTGGAGGATTAAAGTTCAAAACTCAAACATTTAACAAAAAGGCTATTGAAGTGTCATCAAGCATGCTTTTATTCGCTGTTATAGGACTTGTTATTCCAGCTATATTTACTCATACAGTAAAACCTGAGCTTTTAACAACTAGATACGAGATTTTAAGTATCGGTGTTGCTGCCTTAATGTTTTTAATATACATACTTGGACTATATTTTTCTTTTTATACTCATAAAGATATATACGGATCAGATCATGGAGAAGCTCATGAGGTTAAGTGGAGTCTTAAAAAATCAATTATTGTGTTAGTTGTGGCAACTGTTTTAATTGCACTAGAAAGTGAGTTTCTTGTAAGTTCAGTTGAGCCAATGACTAAGGCAGTAGGGCTTAGTGAGTTCTTTGTAGGGATAATTTTAATTCCTATAATCGGAAATGCAGCTGAACATAGTACAGCTATTATTATGGCAATGAAAAATAAAATGGATGTTGCAATTGAAATTGCAATAGGTTCAAGTTTACAAATAATATTATTTGTTACTCCAATACTTATATTTTTAAGTTTACTATTTAAGCCAATGAGCATTGTATTTAATGAGTTTGAACTAATAGCTATGTTTGTTTCAGTACTTATAGCTAATAGAGTTGCAAATGATGGTGAATCAAATTGGCTTGAGGGTATGCAGCTTATAGTTGTTTATATCATTATAGGTATTTCATTTTTAATATTATAG
- a CDS encoding superoxide dismutase family protein: MNFPKHQCPHLNYNYSGYRNDVNETNKPRRAVAHIFGGPLAPRIRGTVIFTEAPGGTKVSVEVNGLPQFKPASEGSPQVGPHGFHIHENGNCTVGNPSDPFMSAGGHWNPTNQPHGNHAGDFPVLFSNDGYSRIIFFTNKFTVSQIVGKSVVIHQGPDDYKTQPAGASGKKLACGVIQLEA, from the coding sequence ATGAATTTCCCAAAACATCAATGCCCACATCTAAATTACAACTATTCTGGATACAGAAATGATGTAAATGAGACTAATAAGCCAAGAAGAGCTGTAGCACATATATTTGGTGGACCGTTAGCTCCAAGAATTCGTGGTACTGTAATTTTTACAGAGGCACCTGGTGGTACAAAGGTTTCTGTAGAGGTTAATGGACTACCTCAATTTAAACCAGCTAGTGAAGGAAGTCCACAGGTTGGTCCACACGGATTTCATATACATGAGAATGGTAATTGTACAGTAGGTAACCCCTCAGATCCATTTATGTCTGCGGGAGGACACTGGAATCCGACTAATCAACCACATGGTAATCATGCAGGAGATTTTCCTGTACTATTCTCAAATGATGGTTATTCTAGAATAATATTTTTCACTAATAAGTTTACTGTTTCACAGATTGTTGGAAAGTCTGTAGTTATACATCAAGGTCCTGATGATTATAAGACACAGCCAGCTGGGGCTTCAGGTAAAAAGCTAGCATGTGGAGTTATTCAACTAGAAGCTTAA
- a CDS encoding methyl-accepting chemotaxis protein: MKKLNLKTKLILSFSILITFIFVIGIGGIIITKSMDKNAKDIIYAMGAVNRVRHLESNLVMMSKNALMIVNEKDETKIKSLKNDIENIIKENDEMMNDYENGDTGEWLPGEEAVFQKFKSTLNEFKKSIVETCKLTDEKKYSESLNLEKVVESQWKEADGLINELIKINIEGTESIKSRSSVIYKESIYKAVFTIIIGAGVSSIIVILLYRYIMRSLKRIRKFSDRLKEYDFSEPIIIDAKDEFSDIGADLNAAQGNVRILIKSIVEDSIEITSSSENLFKTIEDLNLRLVDINDSTNEIGKEMEEASAGAEEISASVQEVDSNISILSQKAFEGSKNANISKEKALNVQKDGNLALEEASKLFNENKEKILKAIEDGKVVEDIKIMAETIANIANETNLLALNASIEAARAGEQGRGFAVVASEVRKLADQSTSAVSNVKLTIEKVQKAFNNLALNSNNILNFIINNVNPQFENFSSISEEHYKDSQDISNMSIGMADMTEEINATVNEVSNSIQAMAQASQNSFTNSISIGNNVSEATKDMKHVELTVKNQVELANKLTEIVEKFKI, from the coding sequence GTGAAAAAATTAAATTTAAAAACAAAGCTAATTCTATCATTTAGTATATTAATAACTTTTATTTTTGTTATTGGTATTGGAGGCATTATTATAACTAAAAGTATGGATAAAAATGCAAAGGATATTATCTATGCAATGGGTGCAGTAAATAGAGTTAGGCACTTAGAATCTAATTTAGTTATGATGAGCAAAAATGCACTAATGATAGTTAATGAAAAGGATGAGACTAAGATTAAAAGCCTAAAAAATGATATTGAAAACATAATTAAAGAAAATGATGAAATGATGAATGATTATGAAAATGGAGATACAGGTGAATGGCTTCCAGGGGAAGAAGCTGTTTTTCAAAAATTTAAAAGTACACTTAATGAATTTAAAAAAAGCATAGTAGAAACTTGTAAGTTAACAGATGAAAAAAAGTATAGTGAGTCATTAAATCTTGAAAAAGTGGTGGAGTCACAGTGGAAGGAAGCTGATGGACTTATAAATGAGTTAATAAAAATAAATATTGAGGGTACAGAGAGTATAAAATCTCGTAGTAGCGTGATTTATAAAGAATCAATATATAAAGCTGTTTTTACTATAATTATTGGAGCCGGAGTAAGTAGTATTATAGTAATTCTTTTATACAGATATATTATGAGATCATTAAAAAGAATTAGAAAGTTCTCTGATAGACTTAAAGAGTATGATTTTTCTGAACCTATAATTATAGATGCAAAGGATGAATTTTCAGATATTGGGGCTGACCTTAATGCTGCGCAAGGCAATGTAAGAATATTAATTAAGTCTATAGTTGAAGATTCAATAGAAATTACTTCATCAAGTGAAAATCTATTTAAAACTATAGAAGATCTAAACCTAAGACTTGTGGATATAAACGATTCAACTAATGAAATAGGAAAAGAAATGGAAGAGGCTAGTGCTGGGGCAGAGGAGATTTCAGCTTCTGTTCAGGAAGTAGACTCAAACATTAGTATACTTTCTCAAAAGGCATTTGAAGGAAGTAAAAATGCTAATATATCTAAAGAAAAAGCACTTAATGTTCAAAAAGATGGAAATCTGGCACTTGAAGAAGCAAGCAAATTATTTAATGAAAACAAAGAAAAGATCTTGAAAGCTATAGAAGATGGAAAGGTTGTTGAAGATATAAAGATTATGGCAGAAACCATAGCGAATATAGCAAATGAGACTAATCTCCTTGCACTAAATGCGTCAATTGAGGCTGCAAGAGCTGGAGAACAAGGTAGAGGGTTTGCTGTAGTTGCTAGCGAAGTGAGAAAACTAGCAGATCAATCTACCAGTGCAGTAAGTAACGTGAAGCTAACAATAGAAAAGGTTCAAAAGGCTTTTAACAATTTAGCTCTTAACTCAAATAATATATTAAATTTCATAATAAATAATGTAAATCCTCAGTTTGAGAATTTCTCTAGTATAAGCGAAGAACATTATAAAGATTCTCAAGATATATCTAATATGTCAATTGGGATGGCAGATATGACAGAAGAGATTAATGCTACAGTTAATGAGGTAAGTAATTCAATACAAGCTATGGCACAGGCTTCTCAAAACTCATTTACAAACTCTATTTCAATCGGAAATAATGTAAGTGAAGCAACAAAGGATATGAAGCATGTTGAATTAACAGTGAAAAATCAGGTAGAACTTGCAAATAAACTAACTGAAATAGTAGAAAAGTTTAAAATATAG
- a CDS encoding uroporphyrinogen decarboxylase family protein has protein sequence MTLLEYINSENRGFFLPDMGTNGLFLTGYTAYEVYNDPNKQLEVAKKMNETFETDFIYSLCDGAIFCETLGLDLLKPDFDFPSVLNHPFTNIDALEKYEVPDPYKSGRMPVNLKSLELISKNVDKPLFVSIQGPFTLGIQLAGATHLLRCVIKEPEFVKKLLEFTTETVRRYAVAVKNAGAKYISIAEPATVTLSRDRFEKLIVPNLNKIYNDLNCWKALHICGDTTEFLDLMLTCNIDALSLDQIMDYEKVMDMVPKDIVLLGNLDPLELLYNSKEDKIKNETLKLLKKMRRHNNYLCAFGCNCMNDTPVKNLQAAIEAGRITYQELDEIKV, from the coding sequence ATGACCTTACTTGAATATATAAATAGTGAAAATCGAGGTTTTTTCTTACCAGATATGGGGACTAATGGCCTCTTTTTAACAGGTTATACAGCATATGAGGTATATAATGATCCAAATAAGCAACTAGAAGTTGCTAAAAAGATGAATGAAACCTTTGAAACAGATTTTATATACTCATTATGTGATGGGGCAATTTTTTGTGAGACACTGGGACTTGATTTATTAAAGCCGGATTTTGATTTTCCAAGTGTGCTAAATCACCCTTTTACAAATATAGATGCCTTAGAAAAATATGAAGTTCCAGACCCTTATAAATCTGGTAGAATGCCTGTAAATCTAAAAAGTCTAGAACTGATTTCAAAAAACGTAGATAAGCCTCTTTTTGTATCTATCCAAGGGCCATTTACCCTGGGAATTCAGTTAGCAGGTGCAACACATCTTTTAAGATGCGTAATTAAAGAGCCTGAATTTGTAAAAAAGTTACTTGAATTTACAACTGAGACAGTTAGAAGATATGCAGTAGCAGTGAAAAATGCTGGTGCAAAGTATATATCTATAGCAGAGCCTGCTACGGTAACACTTAGTAGAGATAGATTTGAAAAATTAATAGTTCCTAACCTAAATAAGATATATAATGACTTAAACTGTTGGAAGGCACTGCATATATGTGGAGATACTACAGAGTTTTTAGATCTTATGCTGACTTGTAATATAGATGCATTAAGCCTTGATCAAATAATGGATTATGAAAAGGTTATGGATATGGTTCCAAAGGACATAGTATTACTTGGAAATCTAGATCCATTAGAGCTTCTATATAATTCCAAGGAAGATAAGATAAAAAATGAGACATTAAAACTACTAAAGAAAATGAGAAGACACAATAACTATCTTTGTGCATTTGGATGTAATTGCATGAATGATACACCAGTTAAAAATCTTCAAGCTGCTATAGAAGCTGGAAGAATAACATATCAAGAATTAGATGAAATAAAGGTTTAG
- a CDS encoding cobalamin B12-binding domain-containing protein codes for MDILTQISDCIVNMDEDNIERLVVHAAKIDNIRLEEIYLKGLNDGMVRSIDYYENKQYDIPEIIVCADTLNKGLKVLSRFGNINNDVKGKILLSVVEGDTHEIGKNIVKIMLEASGYDVLDFGVNKSVEEIISVAIKEEVDIIGLSSMMTTTRGEMKKLIEKINSMDLKRRPYVIVGGGSVTENYSIEINSDGYAPNAPKVIKLVQNILKEGR; via the coding sequence ATGGATATATTGACACAAATTTCTGACTGTATAGTAAATATGGATGAAGATAATATTGAAAGATTAGTAGTACATGCAGCAAAAATAGACAATATTAGATTAGAAGAGATTTACTTAAAGGGACTTAATGATGGAATGGTTAGATCTATAGATTATTATGAAAATAAACAATATGATATTCCAGAAATAATAGTATGTGCGGACACGTTAAATAAAGGATTAAAGGTATTAAGTAGATTTGGAAATATTAATAATGATGTTAAAGGAAAAATTCTTCTTTCAGTTGTTGAGGGAGATACCCATGAGATAGGTAAAAATATAGTTAAAATAATGCTAGAAGCATCAGGATATGATGTACTAGACTTTGGAGTAAATAAAAGTGTAGAAGAAATAATAAGTGTAGCAATAAAAGAAGAAGTAGATATAATTGGATTATCTTCAATGATGACAACAACAAGGGGAGAAATGAAAAAGCTTATTGAAAAAATCAATTCTATGGATTTAAAGAGAAGACCCTATGTTATTGTAGGTGGTGGAAGTGTTACTGAGAATTACTCCATTGAAATAAATTCTGATGGATATGCACCAAATGCACCAAAGGTTATTAAGTTGGTTCAAAATATACTGAAGGAGGGAAGGTAA
- a CDS encoding S-ribosylhomocysteine lyase, whose protein sequence is MKVESFELDHRTVIAPYIRKAGVYVGKNKDIVTKFDIRFMQPNKAVMETGAIHTLEHLLAVYLRETELDEKVIDLSPMGCRTGFYFTVWEDLSVEDIKKALVYSLEKVLETTEIPAANEVQCGTYKDHSLEGALKLAKGFLEGINK, encoded by the coding sequence ATGAAAGTAGAAAGCTTTGAATTAGACCATAGAACTGTAATTGCTCCATATATTAGAAAAGCCGGAGTATATGTAGGAAAAAATAAGGATATCGTAACTAAGTTTGATATAAGATTTATGCAACCTAATAAGGCTGTTATGGAGACAGGTGCTATACATACACTTGAACACTTACTAGCAGTTTATTTAAGAGAAACTGAATTAGATGAAAAGGTTATAGATCTATCACCAATGGGATGTAGAACAGGATTCTACTTTACAGTATGGGAAGATTTAAGTGTAGAGGATATAAAGAAGGCTCTTGTATATTCACTAGAGAAGGTTCTTGAAACTACAGAGATACCAGCAGCTAATGAGGTACAATGTGGTACTTATAAGGATCACTCACTTGAAGGAGCTTTAAAGCTTGCAAAAGGATTTCTTGAAGGAATCAATAAGTAG
- a CDS encoding ABC transporter ATP-binding protein has protein sequence MSNLTLKGISKVYQGGVRAVSDFNLEINDEEFIIFVGPSGCGKSTVLRMIAGLEEITEGELYIDDKIVNNVEPKDRDIAMVFQNYALYPHMSVYENMAFGLKIRGNKKKEIEVRVKEVANILGIEGLLDRKPKALSGGQRQRVALGRAIVRNPKVFLMDEPLSNLDAKLRVQTRAEIVKLHKKLGTTFIYVTHDQTEAMTMGDKIVVMKDGIIQQFASPQELYESPINTFVAGFMGSPQMNFIDVNVIEIENMLILQKNQLKIELTPEVSKVLKEKGYVGKRIIIGIRPEDVIVSNENSLSTLTGTIDAIDNMGSEKYIYFKVESDNITAKVGQESNIKLGDSLKIYFNTSKIHYFDNENEERIKIIQ, from the coding sequence ATGTCGAACTTGACTTTAAAAGGTATAAGTAAAGTTTATCAAGGAGGGGTTAGGGCAGTTTCAGATTTTAATCTTGAGATTAATGATGAAGAGTTCATAATATTTGTAGGACCATCAGGTTGTGGTAAATCTACGGTACTGAGAATGATAGCAGGACTTGAGGAGATAACTGAAGGTGAATTATATATAGATGATAAAATAGTAAATAATGTTGAACCTAAGGATAGAGATATTGCTATGGTTTTTCAAAACTATGCACTATACCCTCATATGAGTGTATATGAAAATATGGCCTTTGGACTAAAGATAAGGGGAAATAAAAAGAAAGAAATTGAAGTTAGGGTTAAAGAAGTAGCTAATATACTGGGAATCGAAGGGCTACTTGATAGAAAACCTAAGGCTTTATCAGGTGGACAAAGGCAAAGAGTCGCGCTTGGCAGGGCAATAGTGAGAAATCCTAAGGTTTTCCTTATGGATGAACCATTATCAAACCTTGATGCTAAGCTTCGTGTACAAACAAGAGCAGAAATAGTGAAACTTCATAAAAAACTTGGAACTACTTTTATATATGTAACACATGATCAAACAGAGGCTATGACAATGGGTGATAAAATAGTAGTTATGAAAGATGGAATTATTCAGCAATTTGCGTCACCACAGGAATTATATGAAAGTCCAATTAATACTTTTGTTGCAGGATTTATGGGAAGTCCTCAAATGAATTTCATAGATGTAAATGTAATAGAAATAGAAAATATGTTAATATTGCAGAAAAATCAACTTAAAATTGAGTTAACTCCTGAAGTATCTAAAGTGCTTAAAGAAAAGGGGTATGTTGGCAAGAGAATAATAATTGGAATAAGACCAGAGGATGTAATAGTAAGTAATGAAAATAGTTTATCTACTTTAACTGGAACTATAGATGCAATTGATAATATGGGAAGCGAAAAATATATTTACTTTAAGGTAGAATCTGATAATATAACTGCTAAAGTAGGACAAGAGTCAAATATAAAACTTGGAGATTCTCTAAAAATATACTTTAATACATCTAAAATACATTATTTTGATAATGAAAATGAAGAGAGAATTAAAATTATACAATAG
- a CDS encoding OsmC family protein: MKCKVELKEGVSVLATSREHSVTMDLGTPLGDNKGMTPGEMLLNSVAACKIMSYVSLSKSKNIDVKDLVVEISAEIEEAGPLEDTGIQIKAIKTMKTTYRVKSSNSKEEIENFTKLVEKFCTVANALNDKIKGTIEVIIEA, encoded by the coding sequence ATGAAATGCAAAGTAGAACTTAAAGAAGGCGTAAGCGTACTTGCTACATCAAGAGAACATAGTGTAACTATGGATTTAGGTACTCCATTAGGCGATAACAAGGGAATGACTCCTGGTGAAATGTTACTAAATTCTGTTGCGGCTTGTAAGATTATGTCTTATGTATCTTTGTCTAAGTCTAAAAACATAGATGTTAAAGATTTAGTTGTAGAAATTAGTGCAGAGATTGAAGAAGCAGGACCATTAGAGGATACTGGTATTCAAATAAAGGCAATTAAAACTATGAAGACTACTTACAGGGTAAAATCTTCAAACTCAAAGGAAGAAATCGAAAACTTTACAAAGTTAGTTGAAAAATTCTGTACAGTTGCAAATGCTTTAAATGATAAGATTAAAGGTACAATTGAAGTAATAATAGAAGCTTAA
- a CDS encoding HD-GYP domain-containing protein — protein MLKRIFFKFKEKEIYHDIIESLVAALEAKDTYTSGHSERVAFMSYELAKALGVKGIELENIHIAAHLHDIGKIGVPDQVLNKNGELLPNEWEYIKMHPKIGFNILGKSKKLKSISNIVLYHHERWDGKGYPEGISGLRIPLGSRIIAICDSIDAMMSDRPYRKSIKFENCMNEIIKNKELMFDPLIVDYIIKNMNSVKKFIDTKSDNLELIVG, from the coding sequence ATGTTGAAAAGAATATTTTTTAAGTTTAAAGAGAAAGAAATTTATCATGATATAATTGAAAGTTTAGTAGCAGCATTAGAAGCTAAAGATACTTATACAAGTGGCCATTCAGAAAGAGTTGCATTTATGAGCTATGAACTTGCAAAGGCCCTTGGAGTTAAAGGAATAGAGTTAGAAAACATACATATTGCAGCCCACTTACATGATATAGGTAAAATAGGAGTCCCAGATCAAGTACTAAATAAAAATGGGGAATTATTACCTAATGAATGGGAGTATATTAAAATGCATCCAAAAATAGGTTTTAATATTTTAGGCAAATCAAAAAAGTTAAAATCTATAAGCAATATTGTTCTTTATCATCATGAAAGATGGGATGGGAAGGGATACCCTGAAGGAATATCTGGATTGCGTATACCACTTGGATCAAGAATAATTGCAATATGTGACTCTATTGATGCTATGATGAGTGATAGACCCTATAGAAAGTCTATTAAATTTGAGAATTGTATGAATGAGATAATTAAAAATAAAGAATTGATGTTTGATCCTTTAATAGTTGACTATATTATAAAAAACATGAACAGTGTAAAAAAATTTATAGATACTAAAAGTGATAATTTGGAGTTAATTGTAGGGTGA
- a CDS encoding methylated-DNA--[protein]-cysteine S-methyltransferase, protein MKNAFYYETKIGKLGIVENGVGITHIYFGEVIPKDINLVETPLLKKASEQLKEYFDGKRKTFDLPLIPQGTDFQQSVWRSLQEIPYGKTCTYKEVAICVGNEKASRAVGMANNRNPIPIFIPCHRVIGASGKLVGYAGGIGIKEKLLEIESVTILSN, encoded by the coding sequence ATGAAGAATGCATTTTACTATGAAACAAAAATCGGGAAATTAGGAATTGTGGAAAATGGAGTAGGAATTACTCACATATATTTTGGAGAAGTAATCCCTAAAGATATAAATTTAGTTGAGACACCTCTACTTAAAAAAGCAAGTGAGCAGCTTAAAGAATATTTTGATGGAAAAAGGAAAACATTTGATTTGCCACTTATACCACAAGGAACGGATTTTCAGCAAAGTGTGTGGAGGAGCCTTCAAGAGATTCCATATGGCAAAACATGTACTTATAAGGAAGTAGCAATATGTGTAGGTAATGAGAAAGCATCCCGTGCAGTGGGTATGGCAAATAATAGGAACCCAATCCCTATTTTCATCCCTTGCCACCGTGTAATTGGTGCGAGTGGTAAATTAGTTGGCTATGCAGGAGGGATAGGTATAAAGGAAAAGCTTTTAGAAATAGAAAGTGTAACTATTTTATCAAATTAG
- a CDS encoding 5'-methylthioadenosine/adenosylhomocysteine nucleosidase — MSIGIITAMEEELAIILKELTDVTKEVVSRNEIYRGKLGNKEVVATVCGIGKVHAAVSTQTLIREFKAEAIINVGVAGGLRDEIGFGNIVIGDSLVQHDVDTTVFGDRHGQIPRLDTFDFKADKNLVELAKKAAEENPENKTFVGRIVTGDQFLTSKEKVEWLVKEFDALAGDMESASIAHTCYLNDTPFLIIRTISDKGDDSSHEDYETNKDKAIENYLELIKKLLQRV, encoded by the coding sequence TTGAGTATAGGTATAATAACAGCTATGGAAGAAGAGCTAGCGATAATTTTAAAGGAATTAACTGATGTAACTAAAGAGGTAGTTTCTAGAAATGAAATATACAGAGGAAAACTAGGAAATAAAGAAGTAGTTGCAACAGTTTGTGGAATAGGTAAGGTACATGCTGCTGTTTCAACACAGACACTAATAAGAGAATTTAAGGCAGAGGCAATTATTAATGTTGGTGTTGCAGGTGGACTAAGAGATGAAATAGGTTTTGGAAACATTGTAATAGGAGATAGCTTAGTTCAACATGATGTAGATACAACAGTATTCGGAGATAGACATGGACAAATTCCAAGACTAGATACATTTGATTTCAAGGCAGATAAGAACTTAGTAGAATTAGCTAAAAAAGCTGCTGAAGAAAATCCAGAAAACAAAACTTTCGTAGGAAGAATAGTTACAGGGGATCAATTTTTAACTAGTAAGGAAAAGGTAGAATGGTTAGTTAAGGAATTTGATGCTTTAGCTGGAGATATGGAAAGTGCAAGTATAGCTCATACTTGCTATCTAAATGATACACCTTTCCTAATAATTAGAACTATATCAGATAAAGGTGACGATTCATCACATGAAGATTATGAAACTAATAAGGATAAGGCAATCGAAAATTATTTAGAATTAATAAAAAAATTACTTCAAAGAGTTTAG